The sequence ATAATCCGTGTAATGGAACACGTTGTCCTCAAAGGGACCATAGAATCGCGAGCGGTCATAGGGTGCCAGAGGAAGGCCCTTCTTCAGCCGGTTCACCAGGTCAGGGTTACTGATGAAATAGCGTCCGTAGAGGAGAGCATCGTATTTTCCTGATTCGATGACCCCCCATGAGTTTTGATCGTCCCATCCACCCgcagagaagaaaggagTCGAGCCAAAGATCTCGCGGAATGGGTCCAGCGAGATGTCAGTGAGTCCCCAACTCTGTAGGAAggcatctttctcttcataGCTGAAGATTTGCTCATACCGCTTTATGTTCAGAAGTTGCAGGTTAGTGCTCAAACAAagcccatgatgatgatgatcgcAGGATATCTTACCGGCTCAATAAAGCTGACGTATGACAGATGGGGGTGAGACTTCTTCAGGCCTTCGCAGAGATGAGTCCATGTCTCCATCCGTTGCTCGCCTCGCGCCTGATTGAACAAGCCAAATGGGGAGAGCCGAATCGCCACGTTTTCCTCACCAATGGCCTTGGTAACCTCGTCCATTAACTCAAAGACAAATTGGCAGCGTTTCTCGGGTGTCCCGCCATACTCGTCCGTGCGTCGGTTGATATTGGAACTCAAGAATTGCTCGGGTAGATAACCGTTGCCAGAGTGAATTTCGACCCCGTCAAACCCGATCTGCATTGCGTTCTTGGCGGCATCGCAGAAGTCCTGAATGGTTCGCTTGATGTGCGGCACAGACAGCTCAATCGGGGGATGATGGGCATAGGGCACGGGTGCGGTTGAGCCCACCGGTGGGTGTGAATAGCACTCCGTCGGCGAGTCCCAAACGGTGGCAGAGGGACACACGGCCGGCGAACCGGTCATTTGCGGAATGGTGGCACGGCCGGCGTGCCACAATTGACAGTAAATGTAGCCTCCTTTGGCATGAACGGCATCAACCACCTTTTTCCAACCATCCAGTTGTTCTGGGGTGAAGATGCCTGGAACGCCGGGCATTCCATTGCTCTGGAGACGGTCAGAAAAAATAAATGAAATAGAAtggagtttttttttcttcttttcccgcCTCTTTTTCGTGATcattttttccttttttctttttttttttccttttttaaGTTCCCGAGGGGTAAAACAACGGGAAGAGGATTGGAAGTCTTTTGCATGTGGCTTCGCATTGAAATTCGATAGTTGAGGGTATTCTCGACCCGCTATTTTTTCGATTGCAAACACATTGCAATGACCAGACCGATAACTCATGGCTTACCTCAAGTGATGGCGGAATGCCTTCGGTGATGATCAAACCCCCTTCAGTTGCCCGCTGGGAGTAATACTCGACGATCAGATCCCCTGGAATCCAGACACGGTTGGGATGCTCCGGCGTGCTAATAGGGCTTGCCGGCACCCCTCGATTTCGTGTCAAGGGTGCATGGATGATCCGATGGCGAAGGGTGATTTTGCCATTGCCAATTGACAGTGGCTGGAAGAGGGCCGAGTCTGCCGGTTGAGGATGGTGGATGGACATTGCGATGGAAGAAGGACAGGGATTCAAGCAGTCAGGGAAAATCGTGGTGAACAAAAGCAACCAAATAAGAAAAAGGTAGAGCCCGAACACGACCCAAGAGAAAGGAACAAGGCCATAGTGTCCAAAACACTTTGAATtgagtgggggggggggttgaccAG comes from Penicillium oxalicum strain HP7-1 chromosome I, whole genome shotgun sequence and encodes:
- a CDS encoding Flavin oxidoreductase hxnT, which codes for MSIHHPQPADSALFQPLSIGNGKITLRHRIIHAPLTRNRGVPASPISTPEHPNRVWIPGDLIVEYYSQRATEGGLIITEGIPPSLESNGMPGVPGIFTPEQLDGWKKVVDAVHAKGGYIYCQLWHAGRATIPQMTGSPAVCPSATVWDSPTECYSHPPVGSTAPVPYAHHPPIELSVPHIKRTIQDFCDAAKNAMQIGFDGVEIHSGNGYLPEQFLSSNINRRTDEYGGTPEKRCQFVFELMDEVTKAIGEENVAIRLSPFGLFNQARGEQRMETWTHLCEGLKKSHPHLSYVSFIEPRYEQIFSYEEKDAFLQSWGLTDISLDPFREIFGSTPFFSAGGWDDQNSWGVIESGKYDALLYGRYFISNPDLVNRLKKGLPLAPYDRSRFYGPFEDNVFHYTDYPTADEQ